The Crocosphaera subtropica ATCC 51142 genome includes a window with the following:
- a CDS encoding DMT family transporter, which translates to MNLTLNRSSSLKSSLLLISPFFLWGTAMVAMKGVLSQTTPFFMAGIRLVPAGILVLLVAWWLKRPQPQGVKAWLWISLFALLDGAMFQGFLAAGLTETGAGLGSVIIDSQPLAVALLSSWLFGEIIGFWGSVGLGFGILGISLIGLPKEWFDALFYDQTLAITFNGSDLLNSGELLMLLASLSMAVGTICIRYVSRYADPIVATGWHMILGGIPLFFISGMWESNQWTAINLQGWLSLGYSTIFGSAIAYGIFFYLASKGNLTSLSSLTFLTPVFALSFGTLFLNEVLTSWQWMGVSLTLISIYLINQRETIGKQLRYLRVKGLLFSKRTLGKLS; encoded by the coding sequence ATGAACCTAACCCTAAATCGTTCTAGTTCCCTAAAGTCTTCTTTGCTACTCATTTCCCCATTTTTCCTCTGGGGGACAGCGATGGTTGCCATGAAGGGGGTTCTATCCCAAACTACCCCATTTTTTATGGCAGGGATTCGCTTAGTTCCTGCGGGCATTCTTGTGTTATTGGTGGCATGGTGGTTAAAACGGCCTCAACCACAAGGAGTGAAAGCTTGGTTATGGATTAGTCTGTTTGCTTTATTAGATGGGGCTATGTTTCAAGGATTTTTGGCCGCAGGTTTAACAGAGACGGGGGCTGGCTTAGGATCGGTGATTATTGATTCACAACCCTTAGCTGTAGCCTTACTATCTTCTTGGTTATTTGGTGAAATTATCGGATTTTGGGGTAGTGTTGGCTTAGGTTTTGGCATTTTGGGAATCAGTTTAATCGGACTGCCAAAAGAGTGGTTTGATGCTTTATTTTATGATCAAACCCTTGCTATCACATTTAATGGTTCGGACTTGTTAAATAGTGGAGAGTTGTTAATGTTATTAGCTTCTCTGTCTATGGCTGTAGGGACTATTTGCATTCGTTATGTTAGTCGTTATGCCGATCCCATTGTTGCCACTGGTTGGCACATGATCTTAGGAGGCATTCCCTTATTTTTTATTTCTGGAATGTGGGAGTCGAATCAGTGGACAGCGATTAATTTACAGGGTTGGTTATCCTTAGGATATTCTACTATTTTCGGAAGTGCGATCGCTTACGGAATTTTCTTCTATTTAGCGTCTAAAGGAAATTTAACCAGTTTAAGTTCTTTAACTTTTTTAACTCCTGTGTTTGCTTTAAGTTTTGGTACTTTATTTTTAAATGAAGTTCTCACATCTTGGCAATGGATGGGGGTTAGTTTAACCTTAATCAGCATTTATTTAATCAATCAAAGAGAAACGATAGGAAAACAATTACGTTACCTTCGTGTTAAAGGTTTACTATTTTCTAAACGAACATTAGGTAAGCTTTCATAA
- a CDS encoding Calx-beta domain-containing protein: MNHNQSSIQFSSAKYLGIEKNQPFPNQIEITVTRSGNLDNFNTVEVHLGNRTAQEGFDFSGIFPQWIDFEPGQTEQKIYIDINDDYELEGTEEIELKLITNPGDPSLILGDQNTTTVSILDNETTYLEFESAKYVTFEQDDPYFNQLEVTITRSGNIDTYTTAYFDIIEGNADFSDFYLPNFMVDFDYGQTSQTLYIEVPNDWTLEGTETFQLQLVDDPYNPAIELGENATTTVEILDKQTTYLEFESAKYVTFEQDDPYFNQLEVTITRSGNIDTYTTAYFDIIEGSADFSDFYLPNFMVDFDYGQTSQTLYIEVPNDWTLEGTETFQLQLVDDPYNPAIELGENATTTVEILDKQTTYLEFESAKYVTFEQDDPYFNQLEVTITRSGNIDTYTTAYFDIIEGSADFSDFYLPNFMVDFDYGQTSQTLYIEVPNDWTLEGTETFQLQLVDDPYNPAIELGENATTTVEILDKQTTYLEFESAKYVTFEQDDPYFNQLEVTITRSGNIDTYTTAYFDIIEGSADFSDFYLPNFMVDFDYGQTSQTLYIEVPNDWTLEGTETFQLQLVDDPYNPAIELGENATTTVEILDKQTTYLEFESAKYVTFEQDDPYFNQLEVTITRSGNIDTYTTAYFDIIEGSADFSDFYLPNFMVDFDYGQTSQTLYIEVPNDWTLEGTETFQLQLVDDPYNPAIELGENATTTVEILDKQTTYLEFESAKYVTFEQDDPYFNQLEVTITRSGNIDTYTTAYFDIIEGSADFSDFYLPNFMVDFDYGQTSQTLYIEVPNDWTLEGTETFQLQLVDDPYNPAIELGENATTTVEILDNSPTVEFGSVSYTLNEDQGYTMVVEVIRSGDLSFESIVNLNVLGGTATAGDDYDYLYGKIYFNYGQTRQFVEIGLNNDSLIEGIETLELEIIAADEPYDNYVIGTQNTTTVEIIDNDAIIAEIGEVTNLNHESQTIFLDHNFINPVIFAQPLSRNGADPSTIRITDIQSNSFSVQLQETTLINGNSHSGHHTTETFSFLVIEQGIWELSDGSILEVGNVTTDRTTTSSWETINFNHNFTNTPVILTQVQTDNDATFVRTRQNNATNNGFEVALEEEEAFKNSGHGSETIAWLAISSGQGNWDGNGFIAGNTGNQVTHNWHTIDFGNNFINAPKFLGNIATYDGPDSSGLRYQNLTNGNVQIMVEEDTSNDSETNHTTEDINFFAIEGSGNLTGSFDSLTGLVDTKTGTINGDVFVLGNEVESFYDNYGQQDYTEISDFDLDQDIIQLHGLADDYYIASSPSGTNDQGIFLKVAGMEDELVGIVKNTNTLNINSNNFAFV; encoded by the coding sequence ATGAATCATAACCAATCCTCTATTCAATTTTCTTCAGCTAAATATTTAGGGATTGAAAAAAATCAACCCTTTCCTAACCAAATAGAAATTACCGTTACTCGTTCTGGAAATCTTGATAATTTTAATACTGTAGAAGTTCATTTAGGTAATAGAACGGCACAAGAAGGATTTGATTTTAGTGGAATTTTTCCCCAGTGGATAGATTTTGAACCAGGACAGACTGAGCAAAAAATTTATATTGATATTAATGATGACTATGAGTTAGAAGGAACAGAAGAAATTGAATTAAAATTGATTACTAATCCTGGAGATCCGTCGCTTATTTTAGGAGACCAAAATACCACAACTGTTTCTATATTGGATAATGAAACTACCTATCTTGAATTTGAATCCGCTAAATATGTCACTTTTGAACAAGATGACCCCTACTTTAACCAACTAGAAGTTACTATCACTCGTAGCGGAAATATCGATACCTATACCACTGCTTATTTTGACATTATTGAAGGAAATGCCGACTTTTCTGACTTTTATCTTCCTAACTTTATGGTGGACTTTGATTATGGACAAACCAGTCAAACCCTTTATATTGAAGTTCCCAATGATTGGACTTTAGAAGGAACTGAAACCTTCCAATTACAGTTAGTCGATGACCCTTATAATCCAGCCATTGAATTAGGAGAAAATGCTACAACTACGGTTGAAATTTTAGATAAACAAACTACCTATCTTGAATTTGAATCCGCTAAATATGTCACTTTTGAACAAGATGACCCCTACTTTAACCAACTAGAAGTTACTATCACTCGTAGCGGAAATATCGATACCTATACCACCGCTTATTTTGACATTATTGAAGGAAGTGCTGACTTTTCTGACTTTTATCTTCCTAACTTTATGGTGGACTTTGATTATGGACAAACCAGTCAAACCCTTTATATTGAAGTTCCCAATGATTGGACTTTAGAAGGAACTGAAACCTTCCAATTACAGTTAGTCGATGACCCTTATAATCCAGCCATTGAATTAGGAGAAAATGCTACAACTACGGTTGAAATTTTAGATAAACAAACTACCTATCTTGAATTTGAATCCGCTAAATATGTCACTTTTGAACAAGATGACCCCTACTTTAACCAACTAGAAGTTACTATCACTCGTAGCGGAAATATCGATACCTATACCACCGCTTATTTTGACATTATTGAAGGAAGTGCCGACTTTTCTGACTTTTATCTTCCTAACTTTATGGTGGACTTTGATTATGGACAAACCAGTCAAACCCTTTATATTGAAGTTCCCAATGATTGGACTTTAGAAGGAACTGAAACCTTCCAATTACAGTTAGTCGATGACCCTTATAATCCAGCCATTGAATTAGGAGAAAATGCTACAACTACGGTTGAAATTTTAGATAAACAAACTACCTATCTTGAATTTGAATCCGCTAAATATGTCACTTTTGAACAAGATGACCCCTACTTTAACCAACTAGAAGTTACTATCACTCGTAGCGGAAATATCGATACCTATACCACCGCTTATTTTGACATTATTGAAGGAAGTGCTGACTTTTCTGACTTTTATCTTCCTAACTTTATGGTGGACTTTGATTATGGACAAACCAGTCAAACCCTTTATATTGAAGTTCCCAATGATTGGACTTTAGAAGGAACTGAAACCTTCCAATTACAGTTAGTCGATGACCCTTATAATCCAGCCATTGAATTAGGAGAAAATGCTACAACTACGGTTGAAATTTTAGATAAACAAACTACCTATCTTGAATTTGAATCCGCTAAATATGTCACTTTTGAACAAGATGACCCCTACTTTAACCAACTAGAAGTTACTATCACTCGTAGCGGAAATATCGATACCTATACCACCGCTTATTTTGACATTATTGAAGGAAGTGCTGACTTTTCTGACTTTTATCTTCCTAACTTTATGGTGGACTTTGATTATGGACAAACCAGTCAAACCCTTTATATTGAAGTTCCCAATGATTGGACTTTAGAAGGAACTGAAACCTTCCAATTACAGTTAGTCGATGACCCTTATAATCCAGCCATTGAATTAGGAGAAAATGCTACAACTACGGTTGAAATTTTAGATAAACAAACTACCTATCTTGAATTTGAATCCGCTAAATATGTCACTTTTGAACAAGATGACCCCTACTTTAACCAACTAGAAGTTACTATCACTCGTAGCGGAAATATCGATACCTATACCACCGCTTATTTTGACATTATTGAAGGAAGTGCTGACTTTTCTGACTTTTATCTTCCTAACTTTATGGTGGACTTTGATTATGGACAAACCAGTCAAACCCTTTATATTGAAGTTCCCAATGATTGGACTTTAGAAGGAACTGAAACCTTCCAATTACAGTTAGTCGATGACCCTTATAATCCAGCCATTGAATTAGGAGAAAATGCTACAACTACGGTTGAAATTTTAGATAATTCACCCACAGTTGAATTTGGGTCAGTTTCTTATACCCTGAACGAAGACCAAGGATATACGATGGTCGTTGAAGTTATCCGAAGTGGAGATTTAAGTTTTGAGTCTATAGTCAATCTCAATGTGTTAGGAGGAACGGCTACTGCTGGTGATGATTATGACTATCTTTATGGGAAAATTTACTTTAATTATGGTCAAACTCGTCAATTTGTTGAAATTGGGTTAAATAATGATTCTTTGATTGAAGGAATTGAAACCCTTGAGTTAGAAATTATTGCAGCCGATGAACCTTATGATAATTATGTCATAGGGACTCAGAATACGACTACCGTTGAGATTATTGATAATGATGCTATCATTGCCGAAATTGGTGAAGTTACTAATTTAAACCACGAAAGTCAAACCATTTTCCTCGATCATAACTTTATTAATCCCGTCATTTTTGCTCAACCTTTATCTCGTAATGGTGCAGATCCTTCTACTATCAGAATTACTGATATTCAAAGTAATAGTTTCTCAGTCCAACTTCAAGAAACGACTCTAATTAATGGTAATTCCCATAGTGGTCACCATACCACTGAAACATTTAGTTTCTTAGTCATTGAACAGGGAATTTGGGAACTTTCTGATGGGAGTATTCTCGAAGTTGGTAATGTTACGACGGACCGAACCACTACTTCAAGTTGGGAAACCATTAATTTCAATCACAACTTTACCAATACTCCAGTAATATTAACTCAAGTTCAAACGGATAATGATGCAACTTTTGTCAGAACTCGTCAAAATAATGCCACTAATAATGGATTTGAAGTGGCTTTAGAAGAAGAAGAAGCATTTAAGAACAGTGGACATGGTTCAGAAACTATTGCTTGGTTAGCGATTTCTTCCGGTCAAGGCAATTGGGATGGTAATGGATTTATAGCAGGAAATACTGGCAATCAAGTAACCCATAACTGGCATACCATTGATTTTGGAAATAACTTTATCAATGCTCCTAAATTCTTAGGTAATATTGCAACTTACGATGGTCCTGATTCTTCAGGATTAAGGTATCAAAATCTTACTAATGGTAATGTTCAGATTATGGTTGAAGAAGATACCAGTAACGATAGTGAAACTAATCATACCACTGAAGATATCAATTTCTTCGCCATTGAAGGAAGCGGTAACTTAACCGGATCATTCGATTCTTTAACTGGATTAGTTGATACTAAAACAGGGACTATTAATGGAGATGTTTTTGTCCTAGGTAACGAAGTTGAATCATTTTATGATAACTATGGACAACAAGATTATACAGAAATTTCTGATTTTGATCTTGATCAAGATATCATTCAATTACACGGTTTAGCTGATGATTATTACATCGCATCTTCTCCTTCTGGAACCAATGATCAAGGAATTTTCCTCAAAGTTGCTGGTATGGAAGATGAATTAGTAGGGATTGTTAAAAACACAAATACTTTAAACATAAATAGCAACAATTTTGCTTTTGTTTAA
- a CDS encoding PP2C family protein-serine/threonine phosphatase produces MTAVSMKQQPPSKMRRPIGEPSTESTPVFALKELVASLYREQNKIQNLLSSLGFALRSFNNLNQFLELTPLMAARVTDADGSALMLSKRPNDISLEQLHCQDHQMAQEIRGVINSIIDQTNNQQATPELSLCLDEKIRQALGKRIRLYSTPILVKNIERGRIYVFSSDPEYVWTQTRRKLLQLVADQTSVAIANNELTVELRSKERQDRELEIASEIQLRLLPRQCPVIEGIELAARCQTANRVGGDYYDFIPTNYDQLRQDQEIKRGDQATSVPWSIVIGDVMGKGVPAGLIMTMTRGMLRAEVLNRHSPARILQHLNRVMYADLDNSHRFVTLFYSEYDPQTKILSYSNAAHNPPLLWQTASQTIEKLDTDGMLIGLDPNSQYEDGQTQLAPGDTILYYTDGFTDAVNQKGQRFDEENLIKVFEEGCQRYDSPQDILDYLFKQIKAFIGSGHNNSDDMTLIVVRVKSTQ; encoded by the coding sequence ATGACTGCTGTGTCAATGAAACAACAGCCTCCCTCTAAAATGCGCAGGCCGATAGGTGAACCATCAACTGAGTCTACACCAGTATTTGCCCTTAAAGAACTTGTGGCTAGCTTGTATCGAGAACAAAATAAAATTCAAAACCTATTAAGTTCTCTGGGGTTTGCTCTACGAAGTTTTAATAATCTCAATCAATTTTTAGAACTAACCCCTTTAATGGCAGCACGAGTCACTGATGCTGACGGTAGTGCCTTGATGTTATCGAAACGTCCCAACGACATATCCCTTGAACAATTACATTGTCAAGATCATCAAATGGCTCAAGAAATTCGAGGAGTCATTAACAGTATTATTGACCAAACCAATAATCAACAAGCAACCCCTGAATTATCCCTATGTTTAGATGAGAAAATTCGTCAAGCATTAGGAAAAAGAATAAGGCTCTATAGCACCCCGATTTTAGTTAAAAACATTGAAAGGGGGCGAATTTATGTCTTTAGTAGCGACCCTGAATATGTATGGACCCAAACTAGACGAAAATTACTGCAATTAGTCGCCGATCAAACCTCAGTTGCCATCGCTAATAACGAATTAACCGTAGAATTACGTTCTAAAGAAAGACAAGATAGAGAACTAGAAATTGCTTCAGAAATTCAGCTACGCTTACTCCCTCGGCAATGTCCTGTTATTGAGGGGATAGAACTAGCTGCCCGTTGTCAAACCGCTAATCGAGTAGGAGGAGATTATTACGATTTTATCCCCACCAATTATGACCAATTACGTCAAGATCAAGAAATAAAACGGGGCGATCAAGCCACCTCCGTTCCTTGGAGCATTGTCATCGGGGATGTCATGGGGAAAGGAGTTCCTGCTGGCTTAATTATGACCATGACGAGAGGAATGTTAAGAGCAGAAGTGCTAAACCGTCATTCCCCGGCTAGAATTCTTCAACATCTCAATCGCGTGATGTATGCTGATTTAGATAATTCTCATCGATTTGTTACCTTATTTTATTCGGAATACGATCCCCAAACAAAAATACTGTCCTATAGTAATGCAGCCCATAATCCTCCTTTACTATGGCAAACAGCAAGCCAAACCATTGAAAAACTCGATACCGATGGGATGTTAATTGGATTAGATCCCAATTCTCAATACGAAGACGGGCAAACCCAACTGGCTCCTGGGGATACCATCCTATACTATACGGATGGCTTTACCGATGCAGTTAATCAAAAAGGGCAACGCTTTGATGAAGAAAATCTGATCAAAGTGTTTGAAGAAGGATGTCAACGCTATGATAGTCCTCAAGACATTCTTGATTACCTGTTTAAGCAAATTAAAGCATTTATTGGCTCAGGACATAATAATAGCGATGATATGACTTTAATTGTAGTGCGGGTCAAATCAACTCAATGA
- a CDS encoding DNA-directed RNA polymerase subunit omega → MQKKHTFDSSQVMYRAQELLDKASNRYRITVQVANRAKRRRYEEFDSIDDPNMKPAVRAIIEMSDELTQPEIISDV, encoded by the coding sequence ATACAAAAAAAACATACCTTCGATTCATCTCAAGTAATGTATCGGGCCCAAGAGTTGCTAGATAAAGCATCTAACCGTTATCGTATAACTGTCCAAGTGGCTAACAGAGCGAAACGCCGTCGTTATGAAGAATTTGATAGTATTGATGACCCCAACATGAAACCAGCCGTTCGTGCCATCATTGAGATGTCGGATGAATTGACTCAACCAGAAATTATTAGTGACGTATAG
- a CDS encoding TIGR03643 family protein yields MGKRPELEPETISRIIEMAWEDKTPFAAIEIQYNLSEKEVIALMRREMKASSFKMWRKRVSGRKTKHIHQRDFLVGRFKSSNQK; encoded by the coding sequence ATGGGAAAAAGACCTGAACTGGAACCAGAAACTATCAGTCGTATCATTGAAATGGCTTGGGAAGATAAGACTCCGTTTGCTGCCATTGAAATACAATATAACCTTTCGGAAAAAGAGGTAATTGCTTTAATGCGACGAGAGATGAAAGCCTCTAGTTTTAAGATGTGGCGAAAACGAGTTTCGGGACGAAAAACCAAGCATATTCACCAACGTGATTTTTTAGTGGGTCGCTTCAAATCAAGCAATCAGAAATAA
- the secE gene encoding preprotein translocase subunit SecE, with product MVRQEGSKKDTKQAKGETKASNFVVETKEELAKVVWPSRQQLLSESAAVILMVSLVATVIYLVDNLFSWGSGKVF from the coding sequence GTGGTTAGACAAGAAGGATCTAAAAAAGATACAAAGCAAGCTAAAGGTGAAACCAAAGCAAGTAACTTTGTTGTTGAGACTAAAGAGGAACTGGCCAAAGTTGTTTGGCCATCCAGACAGCAACTGTTAAGCGAATCCGCTGCGGTTATTTTGATGGTCAGCCTGGTAGCAACTGTGATTTATCTTGTAGATAACCTCTTTTCATGGGGATCAGGGAAGGTATTTTAA
- a CDS encoding DUF1818 family protein, with protein sequence MSDRIIKKGQGWRLGWKNEKTAYPGLIGGEDWAIELTETEFIDFCRLFDQLATTMTSMSQELMDEERIACEAESELLWLEVEGFPHAYSLRVILNQGRRCEGNWSAKVVRELSQEIQKLNIF encoded by the coding sequence ATGAGCGATCGCATAATCAAAAAAGGTCAAGGATGGCGATTAGGATGGAAAAATGAAAAAACTGCTTATCCTGGGTTGATCGGGGGAGAAGATTGGGCAATAGAGTTAACAGAAACAGAATTTATTGATTTTTGTCGTCTTTTTGACCAGTTAGCCACAACAATGACCTCCATGAGTCAAGAACTGATGGATGAAGAGAGAATAGCTTGTGAAGCAGAAAGCGAATTATTGTGGCTAGAAGTCGAAGGGTTTCCCCATGCTTATTCCTTGCGAGTGATTTTAAATCAAGGTCGTCGCTGTGAAGGCAACTGGTCGGCGAAAGTCGTTAGAGAATTGTCTCAAGAAATTCAAAAATTAAATATCTTTTAA
- the murD gene encoding UDP-N-acetylmuramoyl-L-alanine--D-glutamate ligase has translation MATAYIIGLGRSGIAAAKCLKQDGWEVIISDCATSPNLIPLQQQLHAEGITVKLGHTPNLNASDLPELIVVSPGVPWDTPFLIEARERQIDTIGELELAWRYLQSSPWVGITGTNGKTTTTALVAAIFQGAKLNAPSCGNIGYAACELALSKLKKDNTSNYDWIIAEISSYQCESSQELSPKIGLWTTFTADHLSRHKTLDNYYAIKASLLYRSEYQIFNGDDPYLHQTGLHQWADAYWTTVKGKDNLLCDPSQGVYIQDNWVVAFGELILPLNLFKMPGFHNQQNLLMAIAAARLAGIEKGAIASAIATFTGVPHRLEYIRTVDGIDFINDSKATNYDAAEVGLLSVQSPTILIAGGEEKEGDDKKWIAQIKSKVIKVLLIGEAAENFAKRLHDCDYHDYEIVETMDKAIERSLILGQELKAKVILLSPACASFDQYQSFEHRGEHFRELCQKLI, from the coding sequence ATGGCCACAGCTTATATTATCGGACTAGGAAGATCGGGAATTGCTGCAGCAAAATGCCTCAAACAAGATGGATGGGAAGTTATTATTAGTGATTGCGCTACCTCCCCTAATTTAATCCCTTTACAGCAACAATTGCACGCAGAAGGAATCACTGTTAAATTAGGTCATACTCCTAACTTAAATGCTAGTGACTTACCCGAATTAATTGTCGTTAGTCCTGGTGTTCCTTGGGATACTCCTTTCTTGATAGAAGCCCGTGAACGTCAAATTGATACCATAGGAGAGTTAGAATTAGCTTGGCGATATCTTCAATCATCTCCTTGGGTGGGTATTACAGGAACGAATGGAAAAACTACCACCACCGCTTTAGTGGCAGCTATTTTTCAAGGAGCAAAATTAAATGCACCTTCTTGTGGCAATATCGGTTATGCTGCTTGCGAATTAGCATTATCTAAATTGAAAAAAGATAACACATCTAACTACGATTGGATCATTGCAGAAATTAGTAGTTATCAGTGTGAATCTTCCCAAGAATTAAGTCCTAAAATTGGTCTTTGGACAACTTTTACCGCCGATCATTTAAGTCGTCATAAAACTTTAGATAACTATTACGCAATTAAAGCATCTTTATTATATCGAAGTGAGTATCAAATCTTTAATGGAGATGATCCTTATTTACATCAAACCGGGTTGCATCAATGGGCCGATGCTTATTGGACGACTGTAAAAGGCAAAGACAATTTACTTTGTGATCCCAGTCAAGGGGTTTATATTCAAGATAATTGGGTTGTCGCATTTGGTGAGTTAATTTTGCCGTTAAATCTCTTTAAAATGCCAGGTTTTCATAACCAACAAAATCTTTTAATGGCTATTGCAGCAGCTAGATTAGCTGGTATTGAAAAAGGAGCTATCGCTTCAGCGATAGCAACCTTTACGGGAGTTCCTCATCGGTTAGAATATATCAGAACAGTTGATGGAATTGATTTTATTAATGATAGTAAAGCAACCAATTATGATGCAGCAGAAGTGGGTTTATTATCGGTACAATCTCCTACAATTTTAATAGCTGGAGGAGAAGAAAAAGAAGGGGATGATAAGAAATGGATCGCACAAATTAAATCAAAAGTTATTAAAGTTTTGCTAATAGGTGAAGCTGCTGAAAATTTTGCAAAACGTCTTCATGATTGTGATTATCATGATTACGAAATTGTTGAAACAATGGATAAAGCAATAGAAAGAAGTTTAATATTAGGACAAGAACTAAAAGCAAAAGTTATTCTTTTATCTCCTGCGTGTGCAAGTTTTGATCAATATCAAAGCTTTGAACATAGAGGAGAACATTTTCGGGAATTATGTCAAAAACTGATATAA
- the argH gene encoding argininosuccinate lyase yields MRQKKTWSDRFEGSLHPAIVEFNASITFDIELIEYDLTGSIAHAKMLAKTGIISEAEAQKLVNGLEQIRQEYRDGNFTPGIDQEDVHFAVERRLTELVGDVGKKLHTARSRNDQVGTDIRLYLRDQIQQIRSQIQAFQQVLLTHAQENVETLIPGYTHLQRAQPISLAHHLLAYFQMAQRDWERLGEIYQRTNVSPLGCGALAGTTFPIDRHYSAELLGFEEVYGNSLDGVSDRDFAIEFLNAASLIMVHLSRLSEEMILWASQEFGFISLTDSCATGSSIMPQKKNPDVPELVRGKAGRVFGHLQGMLVLMKGLPLAYNKDLQEDKEAIFDGVKTVKGCLEAMTVLLGEGITFRKERLSEAVAEDFSNATDVADYLAAKGVPFREAYNLVGKVVKTSLASGKLLKDLTLEEWQALHPNFEADIYDAIAPKQVVAARNSYGGTGFEQIYQAVERAKQQLELS; encoded by the coding sequence GTGAGACAAAAAAAGACTTGGAGCGATCGCTTTGAAGGCAGTTTACACCCTGCGATTGTTGAATTCAATGCTAGTATTACCTTCGATATCGAACTCATTGAATACGATTTAACGGGATCTATCGCCCACGCTAAAATGTTGGCGAAAACAGGCATTATCAGCGAAGCAGAAGCCCAAAAATTAGTCAATGGATTAGAACAAATTCGCCAAGAATATCGGGATGGCAATTTTACCCCAGGCATTGATCAAGAAGATGTTCACTTTGCCGTAGAAAGACGTTTAACGGAATTAGTGGGGGATGTAGGAAAAAAACTCCACACCGCACGATCGCGCAATGATCAAGTCGGAACCGATATCCGTCTCTATTTACGAGATCAAATTCAACAAATACGCAGCCAAATTCAAGCCTTTCAACAAGTCTTATTAACCCATGCTCAAGAAAATGTTGAAACCCTGATCCCTGGTTATACCCATCTACAACGGGCCCAACCTATTAGCCTTGCTCATCATCTTCTCGCTTATTTTCAAATGGCCCAGCGAGACTGGGAACGGTTAGGGGAAATTTATCAACGGACTAATGTTTCTCCTTTGGGCTGTGGAGCTTTGGCTGGCACTACGTTTCCCATTGATCGCCATTATAGTGCAGAATTATTAGGCTTTGAAGAAGTCTATGGTAATAGTTTGGATGGAGTCAGCGATCGCGACTTTGCCATTGAATTTCTTAATGCAGCCAGTTTAATTATGGTGCATCTCAGTCGTCTCAGCGAAGAGATGATTCTCTGGGCTTCTCAGGAGTTCGGTTTTATCAGTCTAACCGATAGTTGTGCCACCGGATCAAGTATTATGCCCCAAAAGAAAAATCCCGATGTTCCTGAATTAGTCAGAGGCAAAGCAGGGCGAGTTTTTGGGCATTTACAAGGAATGTTAGTGTTAATGAAGGGATTACCCTTAGCCTATAATAAAGACCTTCAAGAAGACAAAGAAGCTATCTTTGACGGGGTAAAAACCGTTAAAGGGTGTTTAGAAGCCATGACTGTATTGTTAGGAGAAGGGATCACGTTTCGTAAAGAGAGATTAAGTGAAGCAGTGGCTGAAGACTTTTCTAATGCGACAGACGTGGCTGACTATTTAGCAGCAAAAGGGGTTCCTTTCCGTGAGGCTTATAATTTAGTGGGAAAAGTGGTTAAAACCAGCTTAGCATCAGGAAAATTATTAAAAGATTTAACCCTAGAAGAATGGCAAGCATTACATCCTAACTTTGAAGCAGATATCTATGATGCGATCGCCCCGAAACAAGTAGTAGCAGCCCGCAATAGTTACGGAGGGACAGGGTTTGAGCAAATTTATCAAGCTGTTGAAAGAGCCAAACAACAACTTGAATTATCCTAG
- a CDS encoding DCC1-like thiol-disulfide oxidoreductase family protein, whose product MTNSMANKSQNSVESSWKVKLLYDGDCPLCMREVRFLQKKDQGKGLVKLVNIAEDNYDANKHCSVDYKSAMGRIHAILPDGTILRDVEAFRYVYEVLGMGWVYAITKLPIVGKIANWVYGIWAKLRLPLTGRPNLETIIAEREAKEKCHSNVCKP is encoded by the coding sequence ATGACTAATTCTATGGCAAATAAATCGCAGAATTCTGTAGAATCTTCTTGGAAAGTCAAGCTACTTTATGATGGAGATTGTCCTTTATGTATGAGAGAAGTTAGATTTTTACAGAAAAAAGATCAGGGAAAAGGTCTAGTAAAATTAGTTAATATTGCTGAGGATAATTATGATGCAAATAAACATTGTAGTGTTGATTATAAGTCAGCAATGGGAAGAATTCATGCTATCTTACCTGATGGAACAATCCTCAGAGATGTGGAGGCATTTCGTTATGTTTATGAAGTCTTAGGAATGGGTTGGGTTTATGCTATTACGAAGCTTCCCATAGTAGGCAAAATTGCTAATTGGGTATATGGTATTTGGGCAAAATTAAGACTTCCTTTAACGGGAAGACCTAATCTAGAAACAATTATTGCTGAACGAGAAGCTAAGGAAAAATGTCACTCGAATGTTTGTAAACCTTAA